One part of the Nocardioides zeae genome encodes these proteins:
- the hemE gene encoding uroporphyrinogen decarboxylase gives MSAPQSVQQPDPRLADSVFLKAARGEPVPHTPVWYMRQAGRSLPEYLRVREGIGMLESCMDADLVTEITLQPVRRYGVDAAVFFSDIVLPLKAVGVDLDIKPGIGPVVANPVRTLADVAAIPDLTPEHVPFITEAVRRLAGELGGTPLLGFAGAPFTVASYLVEGGPSKEHARTKAMMFGAPDVWAALMEKIAGIAAAFLEVQVRAGASAVQLFDSWAGALTPADYAAHVQPHSARVLAAIGELGVPRIHFGVGTSNLLGLMGEAGADIVGVDWRTPLADAIGRVGGRGVQGNLDPTLVFAPTEVLLARAAEVIEAGRAAPGHIFNLGHGVIPSTDPGQLERLTEFVQTYALD, from the coding sequence GTGTCCGCGCCCCAGTCCGTCCAGCAGCCCGATCCCCGCCTCGCCGACTCGGTCTTCCTCAAGGCCGCGCGCGGGGAGCCGGTGCCGCACACGCCGGTCTGGTACATGCGGCAGGCCGGGCGCTCGCTGCCGGAGTACCTGCGGGTGCGCGAGGGCATCGGCATGCTCGAGTCGTGCATGGACGCCGACCTCGTCACCGAGATCACGCTGCAGCCGGTGCGCCGGTACGGCGTGGACGCGGCCGTCTTCTTCTCCGACATCGTGCTGCCGCTCAAGGCGGTCGGGGTCGACCTCGACATCAAGCCGGGCATCGGCCCGGTCGTGGCGAACCCGGTGCGCACCCTGGCCGACGTCGCCGCGATCCCCGACCTGACGCCGGAGCACGTCCCCTTCATCACCGAGGCGGTCCGGCGGCTGGCGGGCGAGCTGGGTGGCACACCGCTGCTCGGCTTCGCGGGCGCGCCGTTCACGGTGGCGTCCTACCTGGTCGAGGGCGGTCCCTCGAAGGAGCACGCGCGCACGAAGGCCATGATGTTCGGCGCCCCCGACGTGTGGGCGGCCCTCATGGAGAAGATCGCCGGCATCGCGGCGGCCTTCCTCGAGGTGCAGGTGCGGGCCGGCGCGTCCGCCGTGCAGCTCTTCGACTCGTGGGCCGGCGCGCTGACGCCCGCCGACTACGCCGCCCACGTGCAGCCCCACTCGGCGCGGGTGCTCGCCGCGATCGGCGAGCTGGGCGTGCCGCGCATCCACTTCGGCGTGGGCACGTCGAACCTGCTGGGCCTCATGGGCGAGGCCGGGGCCGACATCGTGGGCGTCGACTGGCGCACGCCGCTGGCCGACGCGATCGGTCGCGTCGGCGGCCGGGGGGTGCAGGGCAACCTCGACCCGACGCTCGTGTTCGCGCCGACCGAGGTGCTCCTCGCGCGGGCCGCGGAGGTCATCGAGGCCGGCCGTGCCGCGCCCGGCCACATCTTCAACCTCGGCCACGGCGTCATCCCGTCGACCGACCCGGGCCAGCTCGAGCGGCTGACGGAGTTCGTGCAGACCTACGCGCTGGACTGA
- a CDS encoding DUF3000 domain-containing protein — MAAGHDARPGTDAGLVPSAFRDAVAAMRGARVRPEVHLEEMPAPRRIAPYAAAVTGDVEEGEEEVATGRLILLHDPDGNDAWEGTFRCVTYVRADIEGELASDPMLAEVGWSWLREALEAHGATYGAAAGTVTCVTTRGFGQMSDDETTAQIEIRASWSPGDLALDRHTEAWAELMCQAAGLPPLPDGVALLPSRRQRGRS; from the coding sequence ATGGCCGCTGGACATGACGCGCGCCCGGGCACCGACGCCGGGCTCGTCCCGAGCGCCTTCCGCGACGCCGTGGCGGCGATGCGGGGGGCACGCGTGCGACCCGAGGTGCACCTGGAGGAGATGCCGGCGCCACGTCGGATCGCGCCGTACGCGGCCGCCGTGACGGGTGACGTCGAGGAGGGCGAGGAGGAGGTCGCGACCGGCCGCCTCATCCTGCTGCACGACCCCGACGGCAACGACGCGTGGGAGGGCACCTTCCGCTGCGTGACCTACGTGCGCGCCGACATCGAGGGCGAGCTCGCCAGCGACCCCATGCTCGCCGAGGTCGGCTGGTCGTGGCTGCGGGAGGCCCTCGAGGCCCACGGCGCCACGTACGGCGCGGCCGCCGGCACCGTCACCTGCGTGACCACCCGCGGGTTCGGCCAGATGTCCGACGACGAGACCACCGCGCAGATCGAGATCCGTGCCTCGTGGTCCCCCGGCGACCTCGCCCTCGACCGGCACACCGAGGCCTGGGCCGAGCTCATGTGCCAGGCCGCCGGCCTCCCGCCGCTGCCCGACGGCGTCGCGCTGCTCCCCAGCCGGCGCCAGCGGGGCCGCTCGTGA
- a CDS encoding HRDC domain-containing protein, with amino-acid sequence MTDAPSTGPDDAQEPGTPEAPDVPEAPLLELRDGLTPVIETAEALADYCAALAAADGPVAIDAERASGYRYSNRAYLIQLRREGAGTALVDPIAFESLAPLQEAIGDAEWILHAATQDLACLAEVGLHPTRLFDTELAGRLLGHPRVGLASLVERQLGRRMRKEHSAVDWSRRPLPEPWLVYAALDVEVLVELRALLVDELEEQGKTEWARQEFEHLLSFTPTVRVDPWRRVSGTHKLRGRRALAAVRALWTTRDDIARTRDTTPSRVLPDSAIIAAAEALPTTRAALLATPGFKGRGADRYAARWVEAVQEALDLDESALPARTLRGDGPPPVRAWADKDPAAARRHAVGRDAVAALAEERSVPVENLLTPDYLRRLLWAPPRTRDRAELVEAVGAQLASYGARPWQVELTAPLLADAVLAGDVEPYPEPAPAADPTDEG; translated from the coding sequence GTGACCGACGCCCCGTCGACGGGACCCGACGACGCGCAGGAGCCCGGGACCCCGGAGGCCCCCGACGTTCCCGAGGCCCCGCTGCTCGAGCTGCGTGACGGGCTCACCCCCGTCATCGAGACCGCAGAGGCCCTGGCGGACTACTGCGCGGCGCTGGCCGCCGCGGACGGCCCGGTCGCGATCGACGCCGAGCGCGCCTCGGGATACCGCTACTCCAACCGCGCCTACCTCATCCAGCTGCGCCGCGAGGGCGCCGGCACGGCGCTGGTCGACCCCATCGCGTTCGAGTCCCTCGCCCCGCTGCAGGAGGCCATCGGCGACGCCGAGTGGATCCTCCACGCCGCGACGCAGGACCTGGCGTGCCTCGCCGAGGTCGGGCTCCACCCCACCCGGCTCTTCGACACCGAGCTCGCCGGGCGCCTGCTGGGCCACCCGCGGGTCGGCCTCGCCAGCCTCGTCGAGCGCCAGCTCGGCCGGCGGATGCGCAAGGAGCACTCCGCCGTCGACTGGTCGCGCCGCCCCCTGCCGGAGCCGTGGCTGGTCTACGCCGCGCTCGACGTGGAGGTGCTCGTGGAGCTCCGCGCGCTCCTCGTCGACGAGCTCGAGGAGCAGGGCAAGACGGAGTGGGCGCGCCAGGAGTTCGAGCACCTGCTCTCCTTCACCCCCACCGTGCGGGTCGACCCGTGGCGGCGGGTGTCCGGCACCCACAAGCTGCGCGGCCGTCGCGCCCTCGCCGCGGTCCGCGCCCTGTGGACGACGCGCGACGACATCGCCCGCACCCGCGACACCACGCCCAGCCGCGTGCTGCCCGACTCCGCGATCATCGCCGCCGCCGAGGCGCTCCCGACCACGCGCGCCGCGCTGCTCGCCACGCCGGGCTTCAAGGGCCGGGGAGCGGACCGGTACGCCGCGCGCTGGGTCGAGGCCGTCCAGGAGGCCCTCGACCTCGACGAGTCCGCCCTGCCGGCGCGCACGCTGCGCGGAGACGGACCCCCGCCCGTGCGGGCCTGGGCCGACAAGGACCCCGCCGCCGCCCGCCGCCACGCCGTGGGTCGCGACGCGGTCGCCGCCCTCGCGGAGGAGCGCTCCGTCCCGGTCGAGAACCTGCTGACGCCGGACTACCTCCGACGGCTGCTGTGGGCACCCCCGCGCACGCGCGACCGTGCCGAGCTCGTGGAGGCCGTGGGGGCGCAGCTCGCGTCGTACGGGGCCCGGCCCTGGCAGGTGGAGCTCACCGCACCCCTGCTCGCCGACGCGGTCCTCGCCGGCGACGTGGAGCCGTACCCGGAGCCTGCCCCCGCCGCGGATCCCACGGACGAGGGCTGA
- a CDS encoding ABC transporter substrate-binding protein: MALLVPTLAACQGDGEPTPEPTPPTTAAAADLTLGTYGMPEAEVEALVAETTELNEATETRQVEVQPSDSSLRDAVAAGEALPDLFFASNSDLAYLDGQDLIEPVDSYMVDRNVDFGDTLSYDGVKAFTVNDRLACMPYSIDPLVIFYNTALVDWEAMEAEGLPVPSSGRWGLEELEAAARFASDPEAGTKGLYVGPTLEQLAPFVLSGGGSVFDDQTPPTSTALSEESSVSALTQALQVLREPQITLTADELAQADAMEWFTSGRLGMIMAPRSAVPELRAVEGLDFDVIFPPSVDERATVGTAGGICMSLDSDAKEAAADTIVDLTSPDAMAGVTEAGYIVPVLLEVAQSDAYQQPDQLPESASVWTNNLRYTYFLPAVPDQAALDAAVAPYLDALLNDAILNEETISSTVAELDEASRLLLGGSTEEE, translated from the coding sequence GTGGCCCTGCTGGTCCCGACCCTCGCGGCCTGCCAGGGCGATGGCGAGCCGACGCCCGAGCCGACGCCCCCGACGACCGCCGCGGCCGCCGACCTCACGCTGGGCACCTACGGGATGCCCGAGGCCGAGGTCGAGGCGCTCGTCGCCGAGACCACCGAGCTCAACGAGGCCACCGAGACCCGCCAGGTGGAGGTGCAGCCCTCGGACTCCTCCCTGCGCGACGCCGTCGCGGCGGGCGAGGCCCTGCCCGACCTCTTCTTCGCGTCGAACAGCGACCTGGCCTACCTCGACGGGCAGGACCTCATCGAGCCGGTCGACTCCTACATGGTGGACCGCAACGTCGACTTCGGCGACACGCTGTCCTACGACGGGGTCAAGGCCTTCACGGTCAACGACCGTCTCGCGTGCATGCCCTACTCGATCGACCCGCTCGTGATCTTCTACAACACGGCGCTCGTCGACTGGGAGGCCATGGAGGCCGAGGGGCTGCCCGTGCCGAGCAGCGGCCGCTGGGGCCTCGAGGAGCTGGAGGCCGCGGCCCGGTTCGCGTCCGACCCCGAGGCGGGCACGAAGGGTCTCTACGTCGGTCCGACCCTCGAGCAGCTCGCTCCGTTCGTGCTGTCGGGCGGCGGCAGCGTGTTCGACGACCAGACGCCGCCGACCTCGACCGCGCTGTCGGAGGAGTCCTCGGTCAGCGCGCTCACCCAGGCCCTGCAGGTGCTGCGCGAGCCGCAGATCACCCTCACCGCCGACGAGCTGGCCCAGGCCGACGCCATGGAGTGGTTCACCTCGGGCCGCCTCGGGATGATCATGGCGCCGCGCTCCGCGGTGCCCGAGCTGCGTGCCGTCGAGGGTCTCGACTTCGACGTCATCTTCCCGCCGTCGGTGGACGAGCGCGCCACGGTCGGCACCGCCGGCGGCATCTGCATGTCGCTCGACTCCGACGCGAAGGAGGCGGCGGCCGACACCATCGTCGACCTCACGAGCCCCGACGCGATGGCGGGCGTCACCGAGGCCGGCTACATCGTGCCGGTGCTGCTCGAGGTGGCCCAGTCCGACGCCTACCAGCAGCCCGACCAGCTGCCCGAGTCCGCGAGCGTCTGGACCAACAACCTGCGCTACACCTACTTCCTGCCGGCCGTGCCGGACCAGGCGGCGCTCGACGCCGCGGTCGCGCCGTACCTCGACGCACTCCTCAACGACGCCATCCTCAACGAGGAGACGATCTCCTCGACCGTCGCCGAGCTCGACGAGGCCTCGCGGCTGCTGCTCGGCGGCAGCACCGAGGAGGAGTAG
- a CDS encoding helix-turn-helix domain-containing protein, producing MTLPIRAEDAEAAARLTSAVRSVAPELALEIADEIQAKVASYAGHPEGRRHQLIEGAVAAAIEHLMAVAEGRPFANARVDDLFRQMGHGEAWEEGDLDATQAAFRVATQDAWRHLRDLARTHGLSAHALGVLGDRMFAYLDHLVEQTRIGYDVARRRLEADRGRARRRLLDALLRGVDGEALRSLASAAQWRVPERLVVLGLEHREVTVADEQSAVLRQQVREVLAAGGVLDRVLVRPDGSGLVLLAPAPEVDEVVEVLEPLLEQTGHRVGLGWPVGPAELRDALRWVRKMLTLAGSGIVPDGPLLRCAEHRTQIWLHAEPLLRQGLVQDLLSPLLAETPNSREILSETLLAWLESRDSAPAIAARLGVHAQTVRYRWKRINELFGEDLHDPEFVVSLTMVLKASVPLWKAGDQRDFERFHRATG from the coding sequence GTGACGTTGCCCATCAGGGCGGAGGACGCCGAGGCGGCGGCGCGGTTGACCAGCGCCGTGCGCTCCGTGGCGCCCGAGCTGGCACTGGAGATCGCCGACGAGATCCAGGCGAAGGTGGCGAGCTACGCCGGTCACCCGGAGGGTCGTCGGCACCAGCTGATCGAGGGGGCGGTCGCCGCGGCGATCGAGCACCTCATGGCGGTGGCGGAGGGGCGCCCGTTCGCGAACGCGCGCGTCGACGACCTCTTCCGCCAGATGGGCCACGGGGAGGCCTGGGAGGAGGGCGACCTCGACGCCACGCAGGCGGCGTTCCGCGTCGCCACCCAGGACGCGTGGCGGCACCTGCGCGACCTCGCGCGCACGCACGGCCTCTCGGCCCACGCGCTCGGGGTGCTCGGCGACCGGATGTTCGCCTACCTCGACCACCTCGTGGAGCAGACCCGGATCGGGTACGACGTCGCGCGACGCCGGCTCGAGGCCGACCGCGGTCGGGCCCGGCGCCGGCTGCTCGACGCGCTGCTCCGCGGCGTCGACGGCGAGGCCCTGCGGTCGCTGGCGAGCGCTGCCCAGTGGCGCGTGCCGGAGCGGCTCGTCGTGCTGGGCCTCGAGCACCGCGAGGTCACCGTCGCCGACGAGCAGTCGGCCGTGCTGCGCCAGCAGGTGCGGGAGGTGCTGGCCGCCGGGGGCGTCCTCGACCGGGTGCTGGTGCGCCCCGACGGGTCGGGGCTCGTGCTGCTCGCGCCCGCGCCGGAGGTCGACGAGGTCGTCGAGGTGCTCGAACCGCTGCTCGAGCAGACGGGCCACCGGGTCGGCCTGGGCTGGCCGGTCGGGCCGGCCGAGCTGCGCGACGCCCTGCGCTGGGTGCGCAAGATGCTCACGCTGGCCGGGTCGGGGATCGTGCCCGACGGCCCGCTGCTCCGCTGTGCGGAGCACCGCACGCAGATCTGGCTGCACGCGGAGCCGCTGCTGCGCCAGGGGCTGGTGCAGGACCTGCTGTCGCCGCTGCTGGCCGAGACGCCGAACTCGCGGGAGATCCTGTCGGAGACGCTTCTCGCGTGGCTCGAGTCGCGCGACAGCGCGCCGGCGATCGCGGCGCGTCTGGGGGTGCACGCCCAGACGGTGCGCTACCGCTGGAAGCGCATCAACGAGCTCTTCGGGGAGGACCTCCACGACCCGGAGTTCGTGGTGTCGCTGACCATGGTGCTCAAGGCCAGCGTCCCGTTGTGGAAGGCGGGCGACCAGCGCGACTTCGAGCGCTTCCACCGGGCGACGGGCTGA
- a CDS encoding HAD family hydrolase — protein sequence MSAVLLAVGAVLLLVSALLVVLADTLALAPLRADGAVVPRGGVLLAAARHGDVVVAEAGGFATDGELQVVAVEPVEPDHDRNLRWFAGALEHQGDGPVSRAISRLAGSGRVTDVRRVPGAGIEGSVDRHPVRVGDPRWLGVAAPTATRGGRTVAVEVDGRMLGSITVADRVRPEATGALTRLATDGWTTTMVTSAGEVEAQRLAAETGGDVRAVADADGRRALVAELADVGRSVVWVAGGAGTVAVPAGARLALTDTAGAAAARAGDVPVVVLPDVAVDRVEVLLARLRGLPGRLRAVRLGSGATALVGAVLVVAGVLV from the coding sequence ATGAGCGCCGTGCTGCTCGCCGTCGGTGCCGTCCTGCTGCTCGTCTCCGCCCTCCTCGTCGTGCTGGCCGACACCCTCGCCCTCGCCCCGCTCCGGGCGGACGGCGCCGTGGTCCCGCGCGGCGGCGTGCTGCTCGCCGCCGCGCGCCACGGGGACGTCGTCGTCGCCGAGGCCGGCGGCTTCGCGACCGACGGCGAGCTGCAGGTGGTGGCGGTCGAGCCGGTCGAGCCGGACCACGACCGCAACTTGCGCTGGTTCGCCGGGGCGCTGGAGCACCAGGGCGACGGCCCGGTCTCGCGGGCGATCTCGCGTCTGGCGGGCAGCGGCCGGGTCACCGACGTACGTCGCGTCCCCGGCGCCGGCATCGAGGGCTCGGTCGACCGCCACCCGGTGCGCGTGGGCGACCCGCGGTGGCTCGGGGTGGCCGCGCCGACCGCCACCCGCGGGGGACGCACCGTGGCGGTCGAGGTGGACGGCCGGATGCTCGGCTCCATCACGGTCGCCGACCGGGTGCGGCCCGAGGCCACGGGAGCGCTGACCCGGCTCGCGACCGACGGCTGGACGACCACGATGGTGACCTCCGCCGGCGAGGTCGAGGCCCAGCGGCTGGCGGCGGAGACCGGCGGGGACGTCCGTGCCGTCGCGGACGCCGACGGGCGACGGGCGCTGGTCGCGGAGCTCGCGGACGTCGGCCGGTCGGTGGTCTGGGTGGCGGGGGGCGCCGGGACCGTCGCCGTGCCCGCCGGCGCACGTCTCGCGCTCACCGACACGGCCGGCGCCGCGGCGGCGCGCGCGGGTGACGTGCCCGTGGTCGTGCTGCCCGACGTGGCGGTCGACCGCGTGGAGGTGCTCCTCGCGAGGCTGCGGGGACTGCCGGGGCGGCTGCGCGCCGTACGGCTCGGAAGCGGGGCGACGGCACTGGTGGGGGCCGTGCTCGTCGTCGCGGGGGTGCTGGTGTGA